Below is a genomic region from Papaver somniferum cultivar HN1 unplaced genomic scaffold, ASM357369v1 unplaced-scaffold_31, whole genome shotgun sequence.
TACgaaattttcttaaatattttcttGATGAATCGTATCATTTTGTATACCAAATCTAATCATAGTGTTGCTTTACATAAAAGAAAACTGGCCGACAAAGTTGCAGCAGCTGGATATTATGTTGTAGTTCCAGATTTCTTCCATGGGGATCCTTTTACTCCTAGCGAGGATGTACTAGTCTGGCTTCAATCTCATGGAACGGTTAGTTCGTTTCAGAAAATTCATATATTCACTGGATCAACAATGTattgaaatttttgtttttttaaaatttGCAGGATAAGGGAGCTGTAGAAGCTAAACAAGTTATTAAAGCTCTAAAATATAAGGGAATTTCCGCCGTTGGAGCTGCTGGGATGTGCTGGGGTGGTAAGTGTGCTGTTTTTACATTTACATGAACGTTTTCAGTATTTTGGTGTTATTAGGCagctaaaaaaaattgtattttgtTTTCTGGTTTCGTCTCAGGTAAAATTGTCGGAGAACTAGCAAAGTCTGATGATCTCAAAGCTATCCTAATGATGCACCCGTCACGTGTTACCATTGAAGATATCAAAGGTACGTAAAAGTCACGACTTGGCTTCTTCTTAGAACTCCAGTTAATCGTGTCATTGATGAGTTTCTGCTTCTGATTGTTTCTGAAGATGTTTCTCTCATACTACCTCAGTTTAAAAAATAGGCAGGTTTCATGTACAAATTACACATAAAACCagcttattattttgaaacggaggaCGTATGTTTTAGTAGCTATACTGAACAACTATGAGCAGTATTAATTTTACAAATAACATGAACTGAACTGCCAATCTTTCAGAAATCAAGGTGCCCATTTCAATTCTAGGAGTTTTGTTGGATTAATTTGATTTTCAAGTGAATAGGGGTAATCGGATTTTTGTTTTGACCGATCAAAACCAtttttgaccggtcaaaaccaCTATATTTTGACGTCACAAAAATTTCGCAACTGCTTCAAACTGTTGCGTCCATCTAATATCGCAACTGTTCAAACTGTTGCGAACTTTTAACGTTGCAACATTAAAACTGTGAAAATTCGCAACATCGACTTTCGTAACAGTTAAAAAATGTAGCGACCCCACTTTGCAATTGCCACCTACCGTTGCTAAacactaaatttggtgtagtgtcatATTTATGCATCCCTTACTGAAAGCCATCAtaaaaagggaccctcagcggataggtcttatcattgcccctagcttatctctctgagagttgttcacgacatgcgttgcctcttgcattttcatgcgaattagggtgcatgtcgtggattctcagccttcctaggcgaaggttttaagttttcCTAGAAACTacttatttcatgaatcttattTGCCTCCTAACGTGAGGTCTTACTTTGCTCTTGTGAAATTTATATTCATGATACGATTTATCGAAGTTTATGGGAATTTCAATGTTATTCTTTTGAAATTTGATACATTATCAATTGAATTAAGCACATTCATCTGGTTTATATCGCTCTTCCTCTATTATTAGTGTTCTTCTTCCATGCGAATGTGCTCAAACTGGTATCTTTTCAATTCTTTCATCTTCACTTCGTTCCTGACAACAAATAGAAGACAAAGCAGTAGCTGACAACAAATAGACCATATATTCcaaatcaaaccacgaagtcacaTTTTCCCGTCTCAAGTTATAGAGTACATAGATTTTGGTTGCAATTTAGGATTTGTTAGTTCCTCAATATTCCATAAATACGTATAACATATTGTTAACATGAACGAGCAAAAAATGGATGAAGATTCTCTATAAAATGCTGAAAGTACTTGGAATAATAAGATATCTAGAAATTCCCGTCTTTAAATTCAATTCAGGCTTGTTGTACTGTCTTGTACTCTTGTTTATGATGCATGGAGGTGTGGAAGACATCAAAAGATGTAAACCCTTTACTTCTGCTACCTGAAATTTGCAGTAAGTAGTATGTCATCAAGCTAGAGCAAAAGATGTAAACCCACCATGAAACTATACCGCTACTCTGGACATAATTTCTCTACTAGGGTTTCTCTTTCTGTGTTCCGAATCTTCCGACTGTAGAGGGAACTAATTTCTCTGGATGGAAGAAATTTGGAGAACAGAAAATAGAAAACGGGATtagaaaaaaaagtagaaaaaaactGAATTAGTGGGGAAAATGGGGTGTGCCTTCTCGAATCTTCTTTCCACCATTACAGTGTGCAGTGGGGAATATGGAGATTGAGATTAACCACCACACCACGATTTTTCTCCCAAGAAGGGAAAGACAAGATAAAACTTTGTCCTTAGACACGTGTATTTGAACGACAAGTTAAATTACACCTTTAATTATCTAGACACGCGTCATACAATATTCCGAGACCATAAAAATATCGACGAACTTGGAGACACGGCTAACACAGATCCCGGGACTAAAGACATGATGAATGGTCACGGGATTTCAGTACACCGTGTCCAACGGACATTTAGTCACGGTTATAGCTTAAACTGTGACAATGACAACCGTGACCGTAATCCCTTATTCTACTAGTGATCATTCGGTTTGGATGATGATCTAGCTATAGAAGCGAGTAAAGCATGTCAATTCTTTATCTTAAAACTCTTTCGAATCCtccatgaaaaggaaaaaaactaTTCAATGCACTCAAATTCTTTTTGAAGCTTTTCTTTGTGAGTAGCT
It encodes:
- the LOC113341772 gene encoding endo-1,3;1,4-beta-D-glucanase-like, yielding MYGVPVHRVGDVVYRTEIAGGDVMDRDHHCCTKNPPALISSSGYGHVEEIGGLKAYVSGSLDSKLRILLISDFFGYEAPNLRKLADKVAAAGYYVVVPDFFHGDPFTPSEDVLVWLQSHGTDKGAVEAKQVIKALKYKGISAVGAAGMCWGGKIVGELAKSDDLKAILMMHPSRVTIEDIKEIKVPISILGVLLD